From the Drosophila willistoni isolate 14030-0811.24 chromosome 2L unlocalized genomic scaffold, UCI_dwil_1.1 Seg168, whole genome shotgun sequence genome, the window TAGATAATTCACTGAAGTTATCAGCTGAATGTGGTTTCAGAATTGTTGCATGTAAAAATGTTGCCTTCTCATTACACTGAGCGTGCCATTATCTCATTAAACGTGAATCGCGATGGTATCTGAGCTCCCCTTGTTAGCACCGCATCGATAATGAATCAGAACATTGTAATTGGAATGACAAATGATTCGGGTTATATTTTGCGCTATATAAGATCACATAATTCACATTGTGGACCGTAAAGTGATTTAAAAATGCTTTCTAATTCGCGTTTTTTGTTAGTTGGACTTTGTGTAGTGATCCTCTTGCTTGGTAACTGCTCGGGAAAGGTATGTAAGGTATCCTTATCAAATTGCTTCAAACATTTGGATGTAATTTTTAGCGCAACTGGGAGTACGAGCTGGTTTCCCTCACCCCGTATTCCTCAGACGAGGCCCTACTGAATACGTCAGGACGAGTGGAGCGTATTAAAAGAGGCGAGTTTGGTTTGACAATCGGAATCGATCTTAACTATGTTATGGACGAAACAACTATGGTATCATTGAAGGACAATCTAAATAGGGTCTATCGTCCTATCTCGACTTATCCCTTCCCTCTTTTTAGATTGAAGCGACTGCTGAACGCAGTAACACAGGAGATGAAAGTGACTATAAACCAATACCCTGGACTATACCATTGCAGACACATCCAGAATTCATGAAGGAATATTACAATGATATAGTTACAACGAATCTGGGTCCGTGTTCCAATTTACCAGCATATGAGGACGATTATACACCGCCATTTCCCCAGGGTAACTACCTTATGGAGAAATGTATCCCCAATGGTGATGGATTTCCGGAAATTGCACCTGAAGGATTTTACagaattcaaatcaaattcaCAGGACCGGTGGACTGGGGATATATTTGTATTGTGAAGGTCACGACAAAAGTGTTGTGAAATGAATATTGAGTActgaaaaaaatgaatatcAGATATATCAATCAGGAAGAATATTGTTAAATAGTTTGTAAATTGAATAAAGCAACCTCTAAAAATCAAAGCAATTTTAGGTTGCCCTGTAAAAACTGCATGTACAACTTAAGTAACTCAATAATTAACGATTCAAGCTACTAATTGCTGGCCCTAGCGGACAATGGGTCTCTTATTATTAAACGATTTAAGTCCATTTGAaagtaatttgaaaaacaaagAGTTACTAATATTACTGTTACTGGTTCTAGTGTTGGACTAGTGGCATGGCATTAGAATTCTGGAGTGATTAACGAGGAGAGAACTGGCTAGAACCACTACATTTTTTATGGCACAAAATTACCTTAAGCCTTCTCATTTGAAAGATTATTATTAGATAATACAACTTTTAACAAATAGTTTGCTCagtttactcagccgtcttaagagctattgggATGCAACTTGATATTTGACCTATTTATAACCctggtaagataaagtatgaaaatttgtAGGATGGAACCACTGTATCATATAGTTGCAGAAGAAAAATAGTTGAAGAAATCGGagtatccctaaaagtatccctttactaatatgatgatagttttttatataaaacatcCGATCCTAAAATTTTAGtgagatcggataaatagaacacaaatTCAAGttaatataaatcggttctgCTCAAACGCTGCCGGTAGCGCTGcagcctactacgtcattgctcaAATTATCAGAGTATACGCATACACCACAGACGCAAcactacataaactgtatgtgtatgcgtgccaatcGAGGAATACAACAAtaaatggaaatgatatttgaaaagttttgtctgtgcattgatgaattgacttacagaaaaagagtttggaacatCTACAAAAattatggccaaggactgcaagggtatataaacataGGCACATCCAAAGTTAGCTTCCTTGATATTTAAGAAATTAAACTTGTATCGCGACTTTGAATGACGGTTTTCGACGAATGCCACATTTCTTCGCAGATAAATTAATTGGGTTCATTAATTTAGTGCCACTAATTAAAGCATATTGTAACCAAATTTCGAATAAATTGTTTTGGACCATCTATAATAATATTCGTGGATAAGTGTTAATAAATTCTAGACTAATTAACGTTTATCCACTTTGCTGATCTCCGCATGGTACTTCCTTTCCGTTTGTTaatgttattaaatatttttaaaatttgaataatgCAATATAACAAGATCAACTGATTTATTATacatttaaaatattgaataatgaaacattttttgtacAAGAttctaattttaattgaaCTCTTACGTGACTAATTAAAAgtcaaattcaatttataaGGGAAAAACTGCAAAGTCCAATTGTATTCATActtaatgaagtaagtaagtcgtctcgccgacttgggtataccatacaccaggtgaaacaaatatttaaaatttcgaaaaccaaatgtatgtctactaaattgttttaacatgcctcataccatttgctatctcgctcactctacaaacacacaagcactctagcgccgccactagccaacggccaattctgcccttatggatcgcgtagcaaaatacgttcatacgtatattttgtatgtttctagtccgatttcaatcaaatttggtagtttgatagaaatagataagatttattagtctggcaaatttgatcgcgatggtcaaaaaattgcaaaagctaatcggttttttctaaattatggaggcggaagtgggcgtggcaacatattaaaatatatgtgttctgcgcgcatactaagccaatatacatactaaatttggtgactttagctttgttagttttcgagaaaatcagttttgtttaatttgcgggggcggaaatgggcgtggcataatttttaaatagtcaatatctgcgcgtctattaagctaacttacataccaaatttaatgtcggtagctgtcatagtttttaagaaaatcagagttatgtaaattccgggggcggaagggggcgtggcaaaaagttggaacaattattttctgcgcgctaactaaacgagtatataaaccaaatttgatgtttctatctgctatactttttaagaaaaacagttttatgtaaattctgggggcggaagggggcgtggcaaaaatttgaaacaaactcgataagcgtacatactacacgagactgcataccaaatttggtggctctagctcttatagtctccgagatctaggtgttcatacggacggacggacggacggacggacggacggacggacggacatggctagatcgactcggttgttgatcctgatcaagaatatatatactttgtggggtcggagatgctttcttctgcctgttacatacattttggcgactttaatataccatttcaacctatgggtgtatggtataaaaattgcttTGAAATGTTGTCGAGCGTTTTCGGATTCCTAACCATAACATGGCTATTATTGGCGGCATTCCCAATTGCCACAAGCAAAGTAAGTAGAATATAAAACTCTAGAATATGGAGTGTGGATAATGAAAACCGACTTATACTGAGTTCCTCTCCTATATATAGCGTCAGTGGGACTATGAGCTCTTGTCGATTGATCCTTTTACCTCGGATGAgagcaaattaaaaattgaatttcaagtTATTCGCATGGGACGTGGAGAGTTTGGCTTTTCAgggaaaattgcatttaattatgATACGGATGAAACTACCATGGTAAGGATGTAGCCTTTATGAACATTTCGGAACTTTCTAATTCGTTGCCACTTGAGACAGGTAGAGGGGAAAGGTTATCGAAGCACGACAGGCGGTGAAAACGATTACAAAGTTCTTCCTTTTGATGTACCCAAGAATCCGCTTGCTGAGTTCCTTGATAAACACTACAAGAGACTGATCATTAACAATCTGGCGGAGTGCTCAAATTTGCCACAATACCAAGGAGACTTCGTTCCTCCTTGGCCCAAggacacatatatatttgacAAATGCATCCCAAAAGCGGACGGATATCCGGATTTCGCTTTAGAGGGATATTACAAGATGGTTTTCGAAGTTACCGGACCCGTTAATTGGGGGTTTACGGCAATTGCAAGAATTAATAACAGAAGAACTTAAGATTGTAGAAGAATTTCAATAAAGTTAAATGGAAAATGCTGCTTTAATTCCTAGAACAATTTGTTTCGAATCGGTTCCGTCCTATTATTGTTGGTCTTAACATCTGAGACTTGTTTTGTTCTATATGAGAGAATTCCGTCACCATGACAAAGTTTTTCTGACCAATTTTAAGTTATCATATAATTTGaccaagaaatatatttattttttataaacttttgaCTCTTTTCGAGTTTTATTTCcaaaaaatgtatgtctaATCTCGAACTTTGTCTTCATTTGAAGTccaatttttgtattatcaACAATTTGTGTTCTATAGCGATTACATTACGTATTAGCATGTGATTACGGAACAACTTATTAGAGCCACATGTTAATACTGTATTAATAGCATGTGGGATAATTAACATAAGATTAAAAGTAATGCTTTTTTAGATTAGCTAGGCAATTAGATGAGGCTCTATAAAAGCTGAaagcttttaaatttttgagtCAATGGTTAACGAAATGGGCTCAAGTCCGCTACTACTGTGGTTTGTAATTCCATTTCTTTGTACCTGCACCGGAAAGGTAAGTTATGATCCTTGGGTtaactaaactaaataaaCCGATTAACCTATGTAGCGAATGTGGGACTATGAACCTATATCTATTGAGCCTTTCACTTCGGATGAAAGTCTGCTGAAAATTGATGCACGTATTGACCGAATCAAGCGAGGCGAGTTCGCCATTTCCTCAACAATCTTATGGGACTATGATGCAGATGAGTCGACCATGGTGGGTATTATCGTATCATGTGAAATCCTATGCAATATTCTGTTTTGATGCATCTCGAATAGGTGGAGGCCACTGCTTATCACAGCAGTTCAGGTGATGAGAAAGACTACAAGTTATTGCCATGGACGATACCCAAGCAACCCTTTTTTGAGTATCTGAACACATACTATAAGGATGTGGTTCTTAAGAATGTTGGCGATTGCTCAAATCTGCCGAGATTCGAGGGTAAATTTCAGCCACCCTGGCCCAGGAACACATATTTTTTGGACAAATGCGTTTCCCAAGGTGAAGGTCTGCCCCAAGTAGCACCATCCGGATTTTATAAGATTATCTTCGTAACAAGTGGTCAAGTGAAATGGGGCTTTAATATTATTGTAAAAGTTTTCCCAAAATCCTTTTGAATGTCCATTAAAGTTGcaaataaatacaatatatatttatccaACTTCTGCAGTACTATATAAGATATGTAGGATCATGACATTAAAGCTAATGTGTTCATCACATTGGCTAGTTCGAGCTTTTCTTTTGGGACCAAATGGTCCGTAATCGGACTAAATAGTACATTTTagaaaaccttttttttgataggaaaattggaaaaattaGCAATAAGTTCTAGAGACATTTAGTACGTAAAAATCCAAAGTTCTAAGAACTTTGTACtctaaatcattaaaaaatatcaaagaagctaacttcggctgtgccgaagtttagatactccaatttttatgaaaatgtttcctctagagctatatgatatagtggtccgatcgtgacaattttcatacgtTACCTGCTCCGGGCtgtaagtagctcaaatatcaagtttcatcccgatagctcttaagatggcgaCGTGAActtgatttgcacagacagacggacggatggacagacggacatggctatatcgactcagcttctcatgctaatcaagaatatatatagtttatggggtcggaaacatCTCCTTCTGtgagttacaaacatctgaccaattttagaataccctctgcaagggtataaaaatttattaaattctgcaaaaaacttgcaaacaGTTTTCTACAATACTGATTCGTGGGATTAAGACATTATCTTTGTTTTAGTTACACTAATAAAACTATATAATTGCTAGTAATCTTtagataataaataaaattgtaatatatatgtatttaggtATATGTGGTAATCGGTTAGtaatctttaaaaataaatttaatttgaatatgGATATGTAGctatatttatttgaattattaaaaatttatcttCCATATTACGACACGGGAAAAATGTGTCCAAAATGGGATTTAGAACGGATTAAATTCCTAAATCGAGTAATCCAATCAAGTTATAATGCAATTGTACAGATTcagttaattaattttaattttattgcatGTTGTTACACAAATATATCGTGTCGGGGTTTAACTATAAATACCTTTGTCAATGAATAAGTTAATCCCATTTAGTAAAATGGTTTCCCAATTGACAATATTGTTGCTGAGTCTAATGCTAAGATTGTATATTTGTGAAGCCGGGGTAAGTCGAACAAAAGAACCCTTCCGAATGAGTACGAGTAATTCCCCATTCATCTCATCTGTGTAATGAAGCGAAATTGGGATTCTCAGCCGATATCGATTAGCAGCAACAGTACAGATGAAAACCTCCTGAAAATGGATCTGCATCTTGAGCGCAAGGGTCGGGGTGAATTTGGATTTACAGGCACAGTTTATTGGAATTTCGATGTCGACGAGAAGACCATGGTGAGAGATCGACGATGAAGAGACTACAAACCGCAGTTAATGACAAAGATTGCGCTTTCTTCTTTGATGCAGGTAGAGATGCTCATTTATCGCAGCACAACAGGCAGCGAGAGCGATTACAAGTTGACTCCTTGGTCCATACCGAAGCAGAATTTTATAGAATATCTGGACACCTTTTACAAGGATATTATTCTCAAGAACTTTAAGGATTGCTCAGATTTGCCTGATTTCGGGGATAAATATGTACCTCCTTTTCCGCAAAAGAACTACACAATTAACGCTTGTAAGGTTCAGGGTGATGGCTTACCGGACGTTGTCCCCGAAGGCTTCTATAAAATGGTGGCACAAGTTGAGAATCCCATGATGGTATACATATCagttgttttaaaaataacaacaaaatattattgaacTTTGTAGTTTGCTcttaacaaatatatatatatttcaaatacGATGCACTGTAATCGAAGGGCGTTTCCTTGTAGAGTTTTCTCACTCCCTCTAAAGGAGGTTAAACACGAATTGTGAAATAAATAGCCAGGTAGAAATCGGTTAAGTGGCAACAGCTGACGCACGTTCCGACCCTCCGCCGATACCCCGACACACCTCGTCTTTGTGCCGCCTCAACGAGTAGCTCGAGTGTGAAATTGGCAAGACATGTTtgaaattgttgtggtaaaaAAAAGTGTTAACTGTCCAAATGCCATGGCTAGTGCAGGAACAGCAACGGAAAGAGTGAGGTGGCAAGTGAGTGGTGAAGAGGGTCCACTAAGGAGGTGCTcgcaaaagaaagaaaaaagaaatgggGGGAAAAAAGTGGCCAAAAAGAGTGTCGCCGTACAAATGCAATTCGAGTTGCATTTCAAGGGAAAAGTCTGCACACAGTTGTTGGCTAATTTATTGCAAATTGTTTAAGCAACAAACAGGAGAACCACTAGAGGGACGGTGCGATGGTGTGGCGAGCTGTCAACCGTTGACAGGGGCATACCGCTGTCTCCAGCTGCAATTTCAGCTCGAGCTGTGTAGCCACGTTTTTGCTCACATAAGGCTGAGCCCAAATAGCCACTTTACACCCGACAACATTTTCGGTTCACTCTAATGTGCCGATGCATTAACCAGGGCGGTTCGATGAATTCATAAATTATCTCAAAGTTTGTCCTAAGTAAGTTAGATGACTCTAGGATTAATCGTGAACTTTGTTGGTTTCTTTATTAACTGACTCACTTTTATAGAGGGTTTCGACTCAGTTAACATGTTTCCTTCTTATTtcaattttcgtttttctttgtaAGCCAAGTATTCATTAGACCGCCCTcgttcatacatacatacttatgcATGTATGTGAGCAGGTAATTTGCATTTGTATCTCCACACCATCGAGAGCTCTTTGACAATATCAAATTGTTATCTGACATAAAATAATTACAACATTTTAATGCAGACAAAATTGTTGCCGCCGTTTTTAGCTGCTGTCGCCTGCCTGGTTTTTGCCTCAGAGCCAAAGTTTACTCCGCCGTTGCCAATTTGAGTGCCAATAAAAGTGCGTGTGCGCGCGAAAACAGTGTGAAATAAAGACAAAGAGAGCATACGCCAAAGAAGGTGGCGGAGAGAAGAGGGACCGAGCCACATTATCGTTGTGTTGCCATGGATAGTTGTCGCTTTGCGCTAATTAAGCAAAAACGCAGCCAATTAGTTTAACTAACATGGAGCACAGTGGAAACTGTGGACACGACACACATTGACCAAATAAAGTTGTgtgtaaataataaaaactagTTAGATCTagataattttcaattaagcCCAAAAACTATCTTTTACGAATAAACTAGGATAAACTATCCATCAATTACTTCAATCAGGGACAAAGTACAAAACAATAAAGTATTTTAACtaatttgcaatttgcattttgtttgtatatacacTTTTAATATGTCTGATCCAAGCAAATTCGTAAATTTCTTTGGGCTCTCTCAAATCTATAGTATCAGGGTTTActtttactatttttttttaaccaacAATGATAATCGTGGTTAGGTTCATAGGAATTATAGAATTTTTGACTTTGGCGAAGTCAGCGAATATCCTCAAAATACATgaattttaaacttaattGGAGGAAGGAAGTAAGCTCTACCCTATATTAACGggaatttttaatattttgcatattttattgtacattttcatttatacataaaaaaaaaattaaatattcgtCCTCTAAATAATGGCGCACctgtaaaattataattttctttgCAGCTTTTCCGGCAGTACACATGTTGGTTATTACAAACAATTATATTTGTCTGATTCAAGGTTAATACAACAACTTTCAGATGGAATTTTGATTGCACACATATTTATCAATTTATCATAAAgtttgaaattcaaattaataCATAATTGAATACATATctatgcatgtacatacatatatatgtatgtatacattttacaattgtttttaatcaaattttcattggcttgaacatttttgcatttccaataacaataattatatcCATCTGCCTATTGTATAcacatatgtgtgtacatacataaatatataagtacatatgtatgtatgtagctgTAAATGCA encodes:
- the LOC6652409 gene encoding uncharacterized protein LOC6652409 isoform X2, which produces MKRNWDSQPISISSNSTDENLLKMDLHLERKGRGEFGFTGTVYWNFDVDEKTMVEMLIYRSTTGSESDYKLTPWSIPKQNFIEYLDTFYKDIILKNFKDCSDLPDFGDKYVPPFPQKNYTINACKVQGDGLPDVVPEGFYKMVAQVENPMMVYISVVLKITTKYY
- the LOC6652410 gene encoding uncharacterized protein LOC6652410; the encoded protein is MWDYEPISIEPFTSDESLLKIDARIDRIKRGEFAISSTILWDYDADESTMVEATAYHSSSGDEKDYKLLPWTIPKQPFFEYLNTYYKDVVLKNVGDCSNLPRFEGKFQPPWPRNTYFLDKCVSQGEGLPQVAPSGFYKIIFVTSGQVKWGFNIIVKVFPKSF
- the LOC6652409 gene encoding uncharacterized protein LOC6652409 isoform X1 → MNKLIPFSKMVSQLTILLLSLMLRLYICEAGRNWDSQPISISSNSTDENLLKMDLHLERKGRGEFGFTGTVYWNFDVDEKTMVEMLIYRSTTGSESDYKLTPWSIPKQNFIEYLDTFYKDIILKNFKDCSDLPDFGDKYVPPFPQKNYTINACKVQGDGLPDVVPEGFYKMVAQVENPMMVYISVVLKITTKYY
- the LOC6652411 gene encoding uncharacterized protein LOC6652411, encoding MLSNSRFLLVGLCVVILLLGNCSGKRNWEYELVSLTPYSSDEALLNTSGRVERIKRGEFGLTIGIDLNYVMDETTMIEATAERSNTGDESDYKPIPWTIPLQTHPEFMKEYYNDIVTTNLGPCSNLPAYEDDYTPPFPQGNYLMEKCIPNGDGFPEIAPEGFYRIQIKFTGPVDWGYICIVKVTTKVL